One window of the Chryseobacterium sp. CY350 genome contains the following:
- a CDS encoding ABC transporter permease, with translation MFDLDRWQEIFSSIRSNVLRTVLSGFTVALGLYIFIVLFGIGNGLQNAFQQGFTRDAQNLITIFTGRANIAYGGLQADRNITLNNSDYEALIKSQPEKVQYSTPRYSTNFLVKYGKESGSYQISGANDQEAFIENRKLMNGRFISERDIENNQYVAVIGRMVQRDLIKNGDPVGKELEINGSIFKVIGVFSDDGGDWDERMISVPISTLQQVKKGSDTLSTVFIAYDEKMEPDQAIKYGKDLEKELRARKKVSPDDQNAVGINNRAEGLQDSFTFLFVITIIVGFIGMGTLLAGIIGISNIMVYIVKERTKEIGVRKAIGAKPRSIVALIMQESIVITVISGFVGVGVGVLTLELIGDGLEKYFIKDPSVGWGLIFAAFISLVLSGLIAGFIPAYRASRIRPIEALRTE, from the coding sequence ATGTTTGACCTAGATCGTTGGCAGGAAATATTCAGTTCTATTCGCAGTAATGTATTGCGAACCGTGCTTTCGGGCTTTACGGTAGCTTTGGGTCTGTATATTTTTATTGTACTTTTTGGTATTGGAAATGGTTTGCAGAACGCTTTTCAGCAAGGTTTTACAAGAGATGCACAGAATCTGATTACGATTTTTACAGGTCGTGCAAACATCGCGTACGGTGGTTTGCAGGCAGATCGTAATATTACTCTTAACAATTCAGATTACGAAGCATTGATCAAGTCTCAGCCTGAAAAAGTGCAGTATTCAACTCCTAGATATTCCACAAATTTTCTGGTAAAATACGGTAAAGAAAGTGGAAGTTATCAGATTTCCGGAGCCAATGATCAGGAAGCTTTCATTGAAAACAGGAAACTGATGAATGGGAGATTTATCTCCGAAAGAGATATAGAAAACAATCAATACGTGGCCGTGATCGGAAGAATGGTGCAGCGTGATTTGATTAAAAACGGTGATCCTGTAGGAAAAGAATTAGAAATTAACGGAAGTATTTTTAAAGTTATCGGTGTATTTAGTGATGACGGCGGAGACTGGGATGAAAGGATGATCAGTGTTCCGATTTCTACTTTGCAGCAGGTGAAAAAAGGATCTGATACACTGAGTACTGTTTTTATAGCGTATGACGAAAAAATGGAGCCAGATCAGGCGATAAAATACGGTAAAGATTTGGAGAAAGAATTGAGGGCAAGAAAAAAAGTCTCGCCTGATGATCAAAATGCTGTGGGAATCAATAACCGTGCGGAAGGATTGCAGGATTCTTTTACTTTTCTGTTTGTAATTACCATTATTGTAGGTTTTATCGGAATGGGAACTTTGCTTGCCGGTATTATCGGGATCAGCAATATCATGGTATATATCGTAAAAGAACGTACGAAGGAAATTGGAGTACGAAAAGCAATCGGAGCAAAGCCGAGAAGCATCGTTGCATTAATTATGCAGGAAAGTATCGTCATCACCGTCATTTCCGGTTTTGTTGGTGTAGGTGTGGGCGTTTTAACTTTAGAATTAATAGGCGACGGTTTAGAAAAATATTTTATTAAAGATCCTAGTGTAGGATGGGGATTGATCTTCGCAGCATTTATCAGCCTTGTTCTTTCAGGATTGATTGCAGGTTTTATTCCGGCATACAGAGCATCAAGAATAAGACCTATTGAAGCTTTAAGAACAGAGTAA
- a CDS encoding ABC transporter ATP-binding protein, giving the protein MLVIQNLHKSYDTGKSKLHVLKGINLNINEGEFVSIMGSSGSGKSTLLNIIGILDEKDTGVYELDGIPIEHLNEVKAAEYRSKFLGFVFQSFNLIGYKTALDNVALPLYYQNVPRKERNLRAMEYLEKVGLAQWATHLPNELSGGQKQRVAIARALITDPKVVLADEPTGALDSKTTHDIMKLLQDINNEGKTIIVVTHEPDVAAQTKRNVILRDGIIESDEFIKQIVL; this is encoded by the coding sequence ATGTTAGTAATTCAGAATTTACATAAATCATATGATACGGGAAAGAGTAAACTACACGTTCTCAAAGGTATCAATCTTAATATCAACGAAGGCGAATTTGTCTCTATTATGGGAAGTTCGGGGTCAGGAAAATCTACTTTGCTTAATATTATCGGGATTTTGGATGAAAAAGACACCGGCGTTTACGAGCTTGACGGAATTCCGATTGAACATCTGAATGAAGTAAAAGCTGCGGAGTATCGTTCGAAATTTCTGGGATTTGTTTTCCAGTCTTTTAACCTTATCGGATATAAAACTGCTTTGGATAATGTAGCTCTTCCTTTATACTATCAAAACGTACCTAGAAAAGAGCGTAACCTCCGAGCTATGGAATATTTGGAAAAAGTAGGTTTGGCACAATGGGCGACGCATCTTCCAAACGAACTTTCGGGTGGACAAAAACAAAGAGTTGCCATAGCGAGAGCATTGATTACAGATCCTAAAGTAGTTTTGGCGGATGAGCCAACCGGAGCATTAGATTCTAAAACGACTCATGATATTATGAAATTGCTTCAGGATATCAACAACGAAGGAAAAACGATCATTGTAGTAACTCACGAACCCGATGTTGCTGCACAAACGAAAAGAAACGTGATCCTCAGAGACGGAATTATTGAAAGTGACGAATTTATCAAGCAAATCGTTTTGTAA
- a CDS encoding ribonucleotide-diphosphate reductase subunit beta yields MGIFDKRVSYKPFEYPEVLQFTEAINKSFWVHSEVDFTADVQDFQSQLEPHEKNAVKNALLAIAQIEVSVKSFWGNLYNHLPKPELNGLGSTFAECEFRHSEAYSRLLEVLGYNEEFTHVVEVPALKKRIDFLSNVLKHANSATPKEYVSSLLLFSILIENVSLFSQFAIILSFTRFKGFMKNVSNIIAWTSIDEQIHANGGIYLINKIREEQPDLLTDSDIEDIYTLVDQSIELEGEILDWIFEMGELDKFSKQDLINFMKYRVDESLTKINMEKRYNTTAEQYSPMKWFEEEVFANSMDDFFAKRPVDYTKHDKSITANDLF; encoded by the coding sequence ATGGGAATTTTTGATAAAAGAGTAAGCTACAAGCCATTTGAGTATCCTGAGGTTCTTCAGTTTACAGAAGCGATCAACAAATCTTTCTGGGTACACTCAGAAGTTGATTTCACGGCAGATGTTCAGGATTTTCAGTCGCAACTGGAGCCGCACGAAAAAAATGCGGTAAAAAATGCACTTTTAGCGATTGCTCAGATCGAAGTTTCGGTAAAGTCGTTTTGGGGAAACCTTTACAATCACTTACCAAAACCTGAATTGAATGGTTTAGGATCTACATTTGCAGAATGCGAGTTCCGTCATTCTGAAGCGTACTCTCGTTTGCTGGAAGTTTTGGGATATAACGAAGAATTTACTCACGTTGTGGAAGTTCCGGCTTTGAAAAAGAGAATAGATTTCTTATCCAACGTGCTGAAACACGCTAATTCTGCAACGCCGAAAGAGTATGTTTCTTCTTTGCTTTTATTCAGTATTCTGATTGAGAATGTGTCTTTGTTCTCGCAATTTGCGATTATTTTATCGTTTACAAGATTTAAAGGATTCATGAAAAATGTTTCCAATATTATTGCGTGGACATCTATTGATGAGCAGATTCACGCGAATGGCGGAATTTACCTGATCAATAAAATCCGTGAAGAGCAGCCGGATCTTTTGACTGATTCTGATATTGAAGATATTTACACTTTGGTTGACCAATCTATCGAATTGGAAGGCGAAATTCTTGACTGGATTTTTGAAATGGGTGAACTGGATAAATTCTCTAAACAGGATTTGATCAACTTTATGAAATACCGTGTTGACGAAAGTTTAACCAAAATCAACATGGAAAAACGCTACAACACGACAGCTGAACAATACAGCCCGATGAAATGGTTTGAAGAGGAAGTTTTCGCCAATTCTATGGATGATTTCTTCGCAAAAAGACCGGTGGATTATACGAAGCATGATAAGAGTATTACGGCGAATGATCTTTTCTAA
- a CDS encoding DUF4145 domain-containing protein, with amino-acid sequence MFNKSALISGFSMTILSNYPPECPCCHKSTTPNLLSQKANNSKDKIYVFLSCPNQDCDVSYVAQYKRYGTASNSSVTFNFDRIIKGTANTETFSKEISELSPAFVKIYNEAYFAEQNNLLEICGVGFRKALEFLIKDYIIKKNPDKEELIKKILLGKCINEFVEDSRIKETAKRAVWLGNDHTHYVKKWESKDLLDLKLLIKLSVNWVESEIMTEALINSMTE; translated from the coding sequence ATGTTTAACAAAAGTGCATTAATTTCTGGTTTTTCGATGACTATTTTATCGAACTACCCTCCTGAATGCCCTTGTTGCCACAAATCAACAACACCTAACTTATTAAGTCAAAAAGCAAATAATAGCAAAGACAAAATATATGTTTTTTTATCTTGCCCAAATCAAGATTGTGATGTTAGCTATGTAGCACAATATAAACGTTATGGTACAGCATCTAATAGTAGTGTAACTTTTAATTTTGATAGAATAATTAAAGGAACCGCTAATACAGAAACTTTTAGCAAAGAAATCTCGGAACTATCTCCAGCATTTGTTAAAATTTATAATGAAGCTTATTTTGCGGAGCAAAACAACTTATTAGAAATCTGTGGAGTTGGATTTAGAAAAGCATTGGAATTTTTAATTAAAGATTACATAATAAAGAAAAATCCCGATAAAGAAGAACTGATAAAAAAAATTCTTTTAGGAAAATGCATAAATGAATTTGTAGAGGATTCACGAATAAAAGAAACGGCTAAAAGAGCTGTTTGGTTGGGAAATGATCATACTCATTATGTGAAAAAGTGGGAAAGCAAAGACTTATTGGATTTAAAATTACTCATTAAGTTATCAGTTAATTGGGTAGAATCTGAGATAATGACTGAAGCTTTAATTAATAGCATGACTGAGTAA
- a CDS encoding ribonucleoside-diphosphate reductase subunit alpha — protein MEEQNNNIWWLNEESEQMLNRGYLLKGETVDGAIDRITTAAAKKLYKPELQPAFKEMIMKGWISFSSPVWANMGTQRGLPISCFNVHIPDSIEGITHKMGEVIMQTKIGGGTSGYFGELRNRGTAVTDNGKSSGAVSFMKLFDTSMDVVSQGGVRRGAFAAYLDVDHGDIEEFLSIKDIGSPIQNLFTGICVPDYWMQDMIDGDADKRKIWARVLESRQQKGLPYIFFTDNVNRNKPQVYKDLGLTINASNLCSEIMLPSTREESFICCLSSMNLELYDEWKDTNAVQLAIYFLDAVLSEFIEKTEGNYYLQGARDFAMRHRALGLGVLGYHSYLQKNMIPFESFEATQFNARAFKHIRSQADIASKELANIYGEPELLKGYGMRNTTVMAIAPTTSSSAILGQTSPGIEPFASNYYKAGLAKGNFMRKNKYLAKLLEEKGLDNEETWRTIMLNHGSVQHLNELTDEEKAVFKTFKEISPMEIISQAAQRQQYIDQAQSLNLQIPSTMPVKDVNYLYIEAWKKGVKTLYYQRSSSVSKEMMVNFVSCSACEA, from the coding sequence ATGGAAGAACAAAACAACAATATCTGGTGGCTCAACGAAGAATCTGAGCAAATGCTGAACAGAGGTTACCTTCTGAAAGGTGAAACTGTAGACGGTGCAATCGATAGAATCACGACTGCAGCAGCAAAAAAATTATACAAACCTGAACTTCAGCCGGCTTTCAAGGAGATGATCATGAAAGGATGGATCAGTTTTTCTTCTCCGGTATGGGCGAATATGGGAACGCAGAGAGGTCTTCCAATCTCTTGTTTCAACGTGCATATTCCGGACAGCATTGAAGGAATTACCCACAAAATGGGTGAAGTGATCATGCAGACGAAAATCGGGGGCGGAACTTCGGGATATTTCGGGGAACTCCGTAACAGAGGAACTGCGGTAACCGATAACGGAAAATCTTCGGGAGCGGTTTCGTTCATGAAATTGTTTGACACTTCAATGGATGTGGTTTCTCAGGGCGGTGTAAGAAGAGGTGCTTTTGCAGCTTATCTTGATGTTGACCACGGCGATATTGAAGAATTTTTATCAATTAAAGATATCGGAAGTCCGATTCAGAACCTATTTACGGGAATTTGTGTACCGGATTACTGGATGCAGGATATGATTGACGGTGACGCCGACAAGCGTAAAATCTGGGCAAGAGTTTTGGAAAGCCGTCAGCAAAAAGGTCTTCCGTATATTTTCTTTACGGATAACGTGAATAGAAACAAACCTCAGGTATATAAAGATCTTGGATTAACGATTAATGCGAGTAATCTTTGTTCGGAAATCATGCTTCCGTCAACCAGAGAAGAATCTTTCATCTGTTGTCTTTCGTCTATGAACCTAGAATTATACGACGAGTGGAAAGATACGAACGCGGTACAATTGGCAATCTATTTCCTTGATGCTGTTTTATCTGAATTTATTGAGAAAACAGAAGGGAATTATTATCTTCAGGGAGCAAGAGACTTCGCTATGCGTCACAGAGCGCTTGGTTTGGGAGTTTTGGGTTACCATTCTTATCTTCAGAAAAACATGATTCCTTTTGAGAGTTTTGAGGCAACGCAGTTTAATGCAAGAGCTTTCAAACACATCAGATCTCAAGCCGATATCGCATCTAAGGAATTGGCAAACATCTACGGCGAACCTGAATTGTTGAAAGGTTACGGTATGAGAAATACGACGGTAATGGCAATTGCTCCTACCACTTCAAGTTCTGCAATTTTAGGTCAAACTTCTCCGGGAATTGAGCCTTTTGCATCGAATTATTACAAAGCTGGTTTGGCGAAAGGAAACTTTATGCGTAAGAATAAATATCTTGCAAAATTGTTGGAAGAAAAAGGTCTTGATAACGAAGAAACGTGGAGAACAATTATGCTAAATCACGGTTCTGTACAGCACTTGAATGAATTGACTGACGAAGAAAAAGCAGTATTCAAAACATTCAAAGAAATCTCTCCGATGGAGATTATTTCTCAAGCTGCACAAAGACAGCAATACATCGATCAGGCGCAGTCTCTGAATTTACAGATTCCGTCTACGATGCCTGTGAAAGACGTCAATTACCTTTACATCGAAGCTTGGAAGAAAGGCGTAAAAACTTTGTATTACCAAAGAAGTTCGTCTGTTTCTAAGGAAATGATGGTGAATTTTGTGAGCTGTTCGGCTTGTGAAGCTTAG
- a CDS encoding helix-turn-helix transcriptional regulator has product MKNSIKIERAVKGITQEDLAKIIGVSRQTINAMEAGKYVPSTILALKIARYFGKKAEEIFELESGD; this is encoded by the coding sequence ATGAAAAATTCCATTAAAATTGAACGAGCCGTTAAAGGTATTACGCAGGAAGATTTAGCGAAAATAATTGGCGTTTCAAGGCAGACCATCAATGCTATGGAAGCGGGAAAATATGTTCCGTCAACCATTTTAGCTCTCAAGATTGCAAGATATTTTGGAAAAAAAGCAGAGGAAATCTTTGAGTTGGAAAGTGGAGATTAG
- a CDS encoding T9SS type A sorting domain-containing protein, whose translation MKKILFTVLVSCFSVVYSQNLNFTDSKFKALILSSNSTNGIAKNLSGNSIAIDANGDGEIQTAEAQQVKILKVQLPTFATNLVPDSVSDATKFSNVEELYIYHANSIILDYINNSKIRKTKYVPTTDGTPSVISYSYNNCSGIQNLNDVIISPSTTFFAPNNPETLTLKNCTGVDINQNIEGELKELYIENCPIINLAIKIGNNFTKLHVPNNNSLERIDFTTITFPLYTYLGTELIANNCENLQEITTAGDYNNNSMVFISSININGCTALKKLKGLNYVNINFSGAGLINLEELDCAFYNNPNSSMGFVNLGNVNSINLSGLPKLKKLTAFNQPLNYANINVCPLLKEINIVTSCQFLSNLDVSNLPALHTLLAFDGDSNDYTLPQNLQNINAQNCTALTTLEIWGNSDLKSLNLQNCSSLQSLNLSPSSSASTYYNYNELNTLNILQCSGLEELEIGATKVNTLDISDCVQLRSLKLYNLELLSQVDISNNTVLEDLAIKNLPLFTTLNPSANVNLKNASVSECPQITQLDFSSNSSLESILLPDMANLNSVNIRNGAIEQTIMLYGTVYDPMPSINPNLSLCVDDGQFIQLSTTYTDLNFSTNCSNLLTTIWNGTSWNNGIPTSSVNAIINAPYSTTSNPAFTAKSIFVNNGAFVEITSGNTINAADVTVKNGGNLIQRDGSTLNYTGDFSVKKYSKSDFDKYAFWSSPVALQDLNTIYGTGITPQFITEYNTATDNFVNAASTTSAFGKGYSIKTPSGSTGTLTFTGVPNNGTQTYNLATTGNRFNLVGNPYPSNLDLDSFYIANQGRISNTLYFWDNTSNSVTTQGGATSVNIGYATYNASTSAWVPAPNTNTAIPTGNIANIGQGFFVRALSAPSDTSLSFTNDMRKATSGAFFNKNNSTTEGKFWLKLNSSYNTNNTIAVAYLNSASDAFDQYDSKAIGMGSDAFYTMADAQKLVIQGKAGFDITDIVPVGTKHFQNANFTISLVQKEGIFNNGQAIYLHDKDSGTYTNLQNAEYSFTNNSGEFANRFEIVYKLDVLATAETTRNSFEVYREGDDFFVRNDKNIETVEVFDAAGRRVLKLNSSAKLVRIKIDAKGVYFLKAVSAGKEYSKKIIK comes from the coding sequence ATGAAAAAAATTTTATTTACCGTTTTGGTAAGCTGCTTTTCTGTAGTTTACTCACAAAATCTGAATTTTACAGATTCTAAATTTAAAGCTTTAATTCTAAGCTCAAACTCCACAAATGGAATAGCAAAAAATCTCAGCGGAAATTCAATTGCGATTGATGCAAATGGTGATGGAGAGATTCAGACTGCGGAAGCGCAACAAGTGAAAATTTTAAAGGTACAACTACCAACTTTTGCAACCAATTTGGTTCCTGACAGTGTTTCAGATGCGACCAAATTCTCAAATGTTGAAGAGCTGTATATTTATCATGCAAACTCAATTATCTTAGATTATATTAACAACAGTAAAATTAGAAAAACCAAATATGTACCGACCACTGATGGCACCCCATCTGTAATTTCATATTCGTATAATAATTGTTCAGGAATACAAAATCTTAATGATGTCATAATTTCTCCCTCTACTACATTTTTTGCACCTAATAATCCAGAAACTTTAACGCTAAAAAACTGCACAGGAGTTGATATTAATCAAAATATAGAAGGTGAACTTAAAGAGCTATATATAGAAAACTGTCCTATCATTAATTTAGCAATAAAAATCGGCAATAACTTCACTAAACTACACGTTCCAAATAATAATTCTTTAGAAAGAATTGATTTTACGACTATCACGTTTCCATTGTACACCTATCTGGGGACGGAGTTAATTGCAAATAATTGTGAAAATCTACAGGAGATCACTACTGCAGGAGATTACAACAACAATTCTATGGTTTTCATTTCTTCCATAAATATTAATGGATGTACTGCATTAAAAAAACTTAAAGGGCTAAACTATGTGAATATTAATTTCTCTGGTGCAGGATTAATAAATCTTGAAGAGCTAGATTGTGCATTTTACAACAACCCAAATTCTTCTATGGGATTTGTGAACTTAGGTAATGTAAACTCTATAAATCTTTCAGGGCTTCCAAAACTAAAAAAATTAACAGCCTTTAATCAACCACTCAATTATGCAAATATAAATGTTTGCCCTCTTTTGAAAGAGATAAATATCGTAACATCGTGCCAATTTTTAAGTAATTTAGACGTTAGTAATCTACCAGCGTTGCATACGCTTTTAGCTTTTGATGGTGATTCAAATGACTATACCTTACCTCAGAATTTACAGAATATAAATGCACAAAATTGTACCGCTCTTACGACTTTAGAAATATGGGGAAACAGCGATTTAAAAAGTTTAAATTTACAAAATTGCTCAAGCCTTCAATCTCTTAATCTTAGTCCCAGCTCATCTGCATCTACATATTACAACTATAATGAACTGAATACGTTGAATATCCTTCAATGTTCAGGTCTTGAAGAATTAGAAATTGGAGCAACAAAAGTAAATACTTTAGATATTTCCGACTGCGTGCAATTAAGATCATTGAAACTTTATAATCTTGAACTTCTTTCTCAGGTAGATATCTCAAATAATACTGTTTTAGAAGATTTAGCGATAAAAAATTTACCATTATTTACTACTCTAAATCCTTCTGCTAATGTTAATTTAAAAAATGCAAGTGTAAGTGAATGTCCACAGATTACTCAATTAGATTTTTCAAGCAACTCCAGCTTAGAATCAATTTTGTTACCTGATATGGCCAATTTGAATTCGGTAAACATCAGAAACGGAGCTATAGAGCAAACTATTATGCTTTATGGTACTGTTTACGATCCTATGCCATCTATTAATCCCAATTTATCATTATGTGTAGATGATGGTCAGTTTATTCAGTTATCAACTACTTATACGGATCTTAATTTTTCGACTAATTGCAGCAATTTACTCACCACCATTTGGAACGGAACTAGCTGGAACAACGGTATTCCTACATCATCGGTAAATGCAATTATCAATGCACCATATTCTACAACATCCAACCCTGCGTTTACGGCAAAAAGCATTTTTGTTAACAATGGTGCATTTGTAGAAATTACTTCAGGAAACACCATCAACGCTGCTGATGTAACCGTAAAAAATGGTGGAAACCTTATTCAAAGAGATGGTTCTACATTAAATTATACAGGAGATTTCAGCGTTAAAAAGTACTCAAAAAGTGACTTTGATAAATACGCATTCTGGTCTTCACCAGTTGCTTTACAAGATCTTAATACAATCTACGGAACAGGGATTACCCCTCAATTTATTACGGAATATAACACTGCTACAGACAATTTCGTAAACGCAGCTTCTACAACTTCAGCTTTCGGTAAAGGATATTCTATTAAAACGCCTTCAGGTTCAACAGGAACTTTAACTTTTACAGGAGTTCCAAACAATGGTACTCAAACATATAATTTAGCAACGACAGGAAACAGATTTAATTTAGTGGGAAATCCTTATCCTTCAAATTTAGATTTAGATAGTTTTTATATAGCAAACCAGGGAAGAATTTCTAATACATTATATTTTTGGGATAACACGAGTAATTCTGTTACTACTCAAGGTGGTGCTACTTCTGTAAACATTGGGTATGCCACTTACAATGCTTCTACCTCGGCTTGGGTTCCTGCACCAAATACTAATACTGCTATTCCTACCGGAAATATTGCCAATATCGGACAAGGGTTTTTTGTAAGAGCATTATCGGCTCCTTCAGATACTTCTCTAAGTTTCACCAATGATATGAGAAAAGCTACATCAGGAGCTTTCTTTAATAAAAACAATTCTACTACAGAAGGCAAATTTTGGTTAAAATTAAACTCTTCTTACAATACCAACAATACGATTGCGGTGGCTTATTTAAATTCGGCTTCAGATGCTTTTGATCAATATGATTCTAAAGCAATCGGAATGGGTTCTGATGCTTTTTATACAATGGCAGATGCTCAAAAACTCGTAATTCAGGGAAAAGCTGGTTTTGACATCACTGACATCGTTCCTGTAGGAACAAAACATTTTCAAAACGCAAACTTTACGATTTCCTTAGTTCAGAAAGAAGGAATTTTTAATAACGGACAGGCGATTTATCTTCACGATAAAGATTCGGGAACGTACACCAATTTGCAGAATGCTGAATACAGCTTTACCAATAACTCAGGAGAATTTGCAAACAGATTTGAGATTGTTTACAAGCTAGACGTTCTTGCAACAGCAGAAACTACTAGAAATTCTTTCGAAGTGTACAGGGAAGGCGATGATTTCTTCGTGAGAAATGATAAAAACATTGAAACAGTTGAAGTATTTGATGCAGCCGGAAGAAGAGTCTTGAAGCTGAATTCTAGTGCGAAATTAGTACGCATTAAAATAGATGCAAAAGGTGTATATTTTCTAAAAGCGGTCTCAGCAGGAAAAGAATATTCTAAAAAAATAATAAAATAA